A genome region from Blochmannia endosymbiont of Polyrhachis (Hedomyrma) turneri includes the following:
- the rpmA gene encoding 50S ribosomal protein L27 — MAQKKAGGSTRNGRDSKSKRLGVKCFGGAFVTAGSIIIRQRGNKFYAGKNTGCGRDHTIFALRDGRVQFVRSKVMRRKLVNIINY; from the coding sequence ATGGCACAGAAAAAAGCTGGTGGATCTACTCGTAATGGACGAGATTCAAAAAGTAAGCGGTTAGGTGTTAAATGTTTTGGGGGGGCGTTTGTTACAGCGGGTAGTATTATTATTCGTCAGAGGGGTAATAAATTTTATGCTGGTAAAAATACAGGTTGTGGTAGAGATCATACTATTTTTGCTTTGCGGGATGGAAGAGTGCAATTTGTGAGAAGTAAAGTAATGCGCCGAAAATTAGTTAATATTATTAATTATTAA
- the cgtA gene encoding Obg family GTPase CgtA: MRFIDTADIVVRSGNAGSTVVHFKKQKRGGCRYFVNYGGNGGNVWLITDRNLNTLEYFSFKRSFFAEHGQNGRSRGCRGRSGRDVFIRVPIGTRVYDRSSNELIADLVFDSDELMIVKGGVCSSLGCGKFRNRKKYSTYQELVDFLGVSSKSHECSGNQRDIRLELLLLADVGMLGLPNSGKSTFVRAVSAAKPKVANYPFTTLFPCLGVVYVNGDRFVIADIPGLIQGASVGLGLGISFLKHLQRCRMLLHIIDIVPIEYSVILDNVRIIMSELKSYSRELACKPIWLIFNKIDLLSINELNDKVRCILHALDWKNKYYLISSKNQFGLKELCLDLIKFIND, encoded by the coding sequence ATGAGATTTATTGACACCGCTGATATTGTTGTGAGATCTGGTAATGCTGGAAGTACTGTTGTGCATTTTAAAAAACAGAAAAGAGGTGGTTGTCGATATTTTGTCAATTATGGGGGAAATGGAGGAAATGTTTGGTTAATCACTGATAGAAATTTGAATACGTTAGAGTATTTTTCGTTTAAAAGGAGTTTTTTTGCTGAACATGGTCAAAATGGTCGAAGTCGTGGTTGTCGAGGGAGGTCTGGGAGAGATGTTTTTATTCGTGTTCCGATAGGGACACGGGTGTATGATCGAAGTTCTAATGAATTAATTGCTGATTTAGTGTTTGATAGTGATGAGTTAATGATAGTTAAAGGGGGTGTGTGTTCGTCTTTAGGGTGTGGGAAATTTCGTAATAGAAAAAAGTATAGTACGTATCAAGAATTAGTAGATTTTTTAGGTGTTTCTTCTAAAAGTCATGAATGTTCTGGAAATCAGCGTGATATTAGGTTGGAATTATTATTGTTGGCAGATGTAGGAATGTTAGGGTTGCCTAATTCTGGGAAGTCTACTTTTGTTCGTGCTGTATCTGCTGCTAAACCTAAAGTAGCGAATTATCCTTTTACTACTTTATTTCCATGTTTAGGGGTGGTATATGTTAATGGCGATCGTTTTGTGATAGCGGATATTCCTGGTTTAATTCAGGGGGCTAGTGTTGGTTTAGGACTTGGAATATCTTTTTTGAAACATTTGCAACGTTGTCGTATGTTGTTACATATTATTGATATTGTTCCTATTGAATATTCTGTAATTTTAGATAATGTTAGAATTATTATGAGTGAATTAAAGTCTTATAGTAGAGAATTGGCTTGTAAACCGATCTGGTTAATTTTTAATAAAATTGATTTATTAAGTATTAATGAATTGAACGATAAAGTTAGATGTATTCTACATGCTTTAGATTGGAAGAATAAATATTATTTGATTTCTTCAAAAAATCAATTTGGTCTTAAAGAGTTATGTTTAGATTTAATTAAATTTATTAATGATTGA
- the greA gene encoding transcription elongation factor GreA — protein MKKTPMTLRGAEQLRKELYFLKNVRRPLIIKDISEAREHGDLKENAEYYAAREQQSFCEGRIQEIEEKLFHAHIIDISKLSPSTRVVFGATVSIENLNTEDRKTYRIVGDDEANFRENMISINSPIARGLVGKEEGDIVMINTPGGNVGYEILKVEYL, from the coding sequence ATGAAAAAGACTCCGATGACTTTACGTGGTGCTGAACAGTTAAGAAAGGAATTATATTTTTTGAAAAATGTACGAAGGCCTTTAATTATTAAAGATATTTCTGAAGCTCGTGAACATGGTGATTTAAAAGAGAATGCTGAGTATTATGCAGCTCGTGAACAACAAAGTTTTTGTGAAGGCCGCATTCAAGAAATAGAAGAAAAACTTTTTCATGCGCATATTATTGATATTAGTAAATTATCTCCAAGTACCAGAGTGGTGTTTGGGGCAACTGTCAGCATTGAAAATTTAAATACGGAAGATCGGAAGACATATCGTATTGTGGGTGATGATGAAGCGAATTTTAGAGAGAATATGATTTCTATTAATTCGCCAATTGCCCGAGGGTTAGTTGGTAAAGAAGAGGGTGATATTGTTATGATAAATACACCTGGAGGAAATGTGGGATATGAAATACTTAAGGTGGAGTATTTATAG
- the rlmE gene encoding 23S rRNA (uridine(2552)-2'-O)-methyltransferase RlmE gives MKKFKRFSHIRHSKWLQEHCNDQYVKRAKQIQVRSRAWFKLCEIDRIDSLFYPVMSVVDLGAAPGGWSQYVRRKLGQHGRIIACDILPMDRISGVYFLKGDICDSNMLYMLINLVNNEKVNIVLSDMSPNLSGIANIDVSKSIDLGEAALRVCKCILIFGGSFLVKIFQGEGFDEYLGNVCSLFHTVKIRKPDASNIRSREVYIVAKGYNKL, from the coding sequence ATGAAAAAATTTAAACGTTTTTCACATATTAGGCATAGTAAGTGGTTACAAGAACATTGTAATGATCAATATGTTAAACGAGCAAAACAGATTCAGGTGCGGTCTCGTGCGTGGTTTAAGCTTTGTGAAATAGATCGTATTGATTCTTTGTTTTATCCTGTGATGAGTGTGGTAGATCTCGGGGCAGCTCCTGGTGGTTGGTCACAATATGTAAGAAGAAAATTAGGTCAACATGGACGTATTATAGCTTGTGATATTTTACCCATGGATAGAATTAGTGGTGTTTATTTTTTAAAAGGGGATATTTGTGATTCGAATATGTTATATATGTTAATTAATTTAGTAAATAACGAAAAAGTAAATATTGTCTTATCTGATATGTCTCCAAATCTTAGCGGCATAGCTAATATTGATGTATCTAAATCAATAGATTTAGGAGAGGCGGCTTTGCGAGTGTGTAAGTGTATTTTGATATTTGGCGGTAGTTTTTTAGTAAAAATTTTTCAAGGAGAAGGTTTTGATGAATATTTAGGGAATGTGTGTTCTTTATTTCATACAGTTAAAATTCGTAAACCTGATGCTTCTAATATACGTTCTCGTGAGGTATATATTGTTGCAAAAGGATATAATAAATTATAA
- the folP gene encoding dihydropteroate synthase, whose amino-acid sequence MMQQYIINDSVLSFSEIQVMGILNCTTDSFFDGGKYVSIDKAIDHVANMVRLGADFIDVGGESTRPGSIEVDEDEELCRVVPVVDEISRRFDVFISVNTSKALVMRESAEVGAHLINDVRSLSKPGTMEVFLDYPKLSICLMHMQGSPDNMQKSPRYNNVVQEVNDYFVEQINRCEFFGISRNRLLIDLGFGFGKTLFHNYKLLANLMSFRHFKLPLLVGISRKSMLDVFGDTPPRKRLIVSISSAVIAAMQGVQILRVHDVKETIEALRIVRATIQENRKIFSYGSK is encoded by the coding sequence ATGATGCAACAATACATTATAAATGATAGCGTTTTGAGTTTTTCTGAAATACAAGTTATGGGTATTTTGAATTGTACGACAGATTCGTTTTTTGATGGAGGGAAGTACGTTTCTATTGATAAGGCGATTGATCATGTTGCTAATATGGTGCGTTTAGGGGCTGATTTTATTGATGTTGGTGGTGAGTCTACCCGTCCAGGTTCTATTGAAGTTGATGAAGATGAGGAACTTTGTCGTGTTGTTCCTGTTGTGGATGAGATATCTAGACGTTTTGATGTTTTTATTTCTGTAAATACTTCAAAGGCTTTGGTGATGCGTGAAAGTGCAGAAGTTGGGGCTCATTTAATTAATGATGTTCGTTCTTTAAGTAAACCAGGAACGATGGAGGTTTTTTTAGATTATCCTAAGTTATCAATATGTTTAATGCATATGCAAGGTTCTCCAGATAACATGCAAAAATCCCCCCGTTATAATAATGTTGTTCAGGAAGTTAATGATTATTTTGTAGAACAAATCAATAGGTGTGAATTTTTTGGAATTAGCAGGAATCGTTTATTGATTGATCTTGGTTTTGGTTTTGGTAAAACATTATTTCATAATTATAAATTATTAGCAAATTTGATGAGTTTTCGTCATTTTAAGTTACCATTATTGGTTGGTATATCAAGAAAATCAATGTTAGATGTGTTTGGGGATACTCCTCCCCGTAAAAGATTAATTGTTAGTATTTCATCTGCGGTTATTGCAGCTATGCAGGGTGTACAAATACTTCGTGTGCATGATGTTAAAGAGACTATAGAAGCTCTTCGAATTGTTCGTGCTACGATTCAAGAAAACAGGAAAATTTTTTCATATGGGTCGAAATAG
- the glmM gene encoding phosphoglucosamine mutase, whose translation MGRNRYFGTDGIRGQVGKFPIVPEFIFKLGWSIGRVLSKNGLNTVVIGKDTRISSHMLEATLVAGLLSSGVVSVMFSGVIPTPAIAYLTRVFRAMAGVVISASHNPFYDNGVKCFSMKGVKLSFDFEKAIELEIDNRKTFNYVVDSVGFNKSSYIVDAAIRYIEFCKATFPSDLTLRDFKIVLDCANGASYYVAPNVLCELGATVQCVNCQPNGININKECGTTDIRQLKNLVIQEKAHLGIAYDGDADRVIMVDHLGNKVDGDQILYIIARDRYRSSQLFGGVVGTQMSNMGLELSLKTLGVPFVRSNVGDRSIFSMMQKKRWYIGGENSGHIILLDKSTAGDAIIACLQVLLAMVNNQISLYDLCKGIYLFPQVLLNVPFVCSGDPLKYSVIRNIIQEVKNELGRDGRVFLRMSGTEPCIRIMVEGKYYNQVTDLANKIVDVLKNINDEFS comes from the coding sequence ATGGGTCGAAATAGATATTTCGGTACTGATGGAATTCGTGGGCAAGTTGGAAAATTTCCTATTGTTCCGGAATTTATTTTTAAGCTTGGTTGGTCGATTGGTCGTGTACTGTCTAAGAATGGGTTAAATACAGTAGTTATTGGAAAGGATACGCGTATTTCTAGTCATATGTTAGAGGCTACTTTAGTGGCTGGTTTATTGTCTTCCGGTGTTGTATCTGTTATGTTTAGCGGTGTTATACCTACTCCGGCTATAGCATATTTAACTCGTGTATTTCGTGCTATGGCTGGTGTTGTAATTTCCGCTTCTCATAATCCGTTTTATGATAATGGTGTGAAATGTTTTTCTATGAAGGGTGTGAAATTATCTTTTGATTTTGAAAAAGCAATTGAGTTAGAAATAGATAATAGAAAAACTTTTAATTATGTTGTTGATTCTGTAGGATTTAACAAGTCGAGTTATATTGTTGATGCTGCGATTCGTTATATTGAATTTTGTAAAGCGACATTTCCAAGTGATTTAACTCTTAGAGATTTTAAAATTGTATTAGATTGTGCTAATGGAGCTTCATATTATGTTGCTCCTAATGTGTTATGTGAACTTGGTGCAACCGTGCAGTGTGTTAATTGCCAACCAAATGGCATTAATATTAACAAGGAATGTGGAACTACTGATATTCGTCAGTTGAAAAATTTGGTGATACAAGAAAAAGCTCATTTGGGTATTGCGTATGATGGTGATGCTGATCGGGTAATTATGGTAGATCATTTAGGTAATAAAGTGGATGGAGATCAAATATTGTATATTATTGCTCGTGACAGATATAGGAGTTCCCAGTTGTTTGGAGGAGTAGTTGGTACTCAGATGAGTAATATGGGTTTAGAGTTATCGTTAAAAACATTGGGCGTTCCATTTGTACGTTCTAATGTAGGTGATCGTTCTATTTTTTCTATGATGCAAAAAAAAAGATGGTATATTGGTGGAGAGAATTCTGGGCATATTATTCTTTTAGACAAATCTACTGCTGGAGATGCTATTATCGCGTGTCTTCAAGTTTTATTAGCGATGGTTAATAATCAAATTAGTTTATATGATTTATGTAAAGGGATCTATTTATTCCCTCAGGTCTTGTTAAACGTTCCTTTTGTATGTTCTGGTGATCCTTTGAAATATAGTGTGATTAGGAATATTATTCAAGAAGTTAAGAATGAATTAGGAAGGGATGGTCGTGTTTTTTTGCGAATGTCTGGGACAGAACCATGTATTCGTATTATGGTGGAAGGAAAGTATTATAATCAAGTTACTGATTTAGCAAACAAAATTGTTGATGTATTGAAAAATATTAATGATGAGTTTAGTTAA
- the secG gene encoding preprotein translocase subunit SecG, protein MYTIFLVIYLLVAISLVVLIMLQHGRGIDFGGDAFNVRSTLGGWSTNLVGNFMTRLITVLGVLFFFLSLLLGNINNQHNHEENSSIDDSRSLQKLHDDAKVSSVVENIPKSLLW, encoded by the coding sequence ATGTATACTATTTTTTTGGTAATATATTTGTTGGTAGCGATAAGTTTAGTTGTATTAATTATGTTGCAACATGGGAGAGGTATTGATTTTGGAGGTGATGCTTTTAATGTTCGGTCTACATTAGGAGGGTGGAGTACTAATCTTGTTGGTAATTTTATGACTCGTTTAATAACTGTATTAGGGGTGTTGTTTTTTTTTCTTAGTTTGTTATTAGGGAATATTAATAATCAACATAATCATGAAGAGAATAGTAGTATTGATGATAGTCGTTCATTACAAAAATTGCATGATGATGCTAAAGTTAGCAGTGTAGTAGAGAATATACCCAAATCATTATTATGGTAA
- the infB gene encoding translation initiation factor IF-2, whose translation MTIDLTVKLLAMELKISIDRLLSQFADIGINKISSDYVSQEEKNVLFTYINYNQQRMGVLSKLTLQRKVRSTLNVFGSGGKSKKVQVEVRKKRTYIQCNSNISHDIKQENIEKTDTNAIVDKKVDVLNDTDFSKNSCLQSKISRNSVSMVVNDMQDKYNQSNITLIKTKLSDNDVIKNFKSNQYKKVKNIVHDAAEKPIYTNITSQVSYDDVDTSITHTVGNKKKINTDRRVRVRQRIRLSRSRSNKANINLKNRKHKDSFFEMKYDEYDDHRLYVRGVKNRQRKPSVLTHAFKKPVNVVSRDVVIGEMITVSELANKMAVKSSQVIQVMIRLGTLATINQVIDQQMAQLVAEEMGHNVVLRHENDLESMVMNDRDVNVGSNVLLNHLEHRAPIVTIMGHVDHGKTSLLDYIRSSRLVDLEAGGITQRMGAYCVEIPNKGMITFIDTPGHAAFTNMRMRGVRITDIVVLVVAIDDGVMPQTVEAIEHVKCANIPMIVALNKIDKSIDVANVDRIRNELAQQGVVSEEWGGETQFVSISAKLGTGIDILLDAILLESEVLELKSVRSGMATGIVIESFLDKGRGPVAVILIREGTLRCGDIVLCGLEFGRVRAMHNEFGSNVDSAGPSVPVEVFGLSGIPFAGDVMSVVRNERKAREVALYRQGKFRAVKLEEKKKDKFKQALVDISSLENGSVVNFNVVLKADIQGSVEAIVDVLSRLSNSDVKINIVGSGVGGITETDVSLAIATRSILLGFNVRSDILARRIIELENVDVYCYSVIYDLIRDIKKLITGMLMPRHCKKNVAVAEVRNVFGSSKLGNIAGCMILEGVVRRRNKVRVLRKKIVVHEGEVESLRRFKDDVNEVRAGMECGIVIKNYNDIHSGDYIEIFEENVDNIGTICV comes from the coding sequence ATGACAATAGATCTGACTGTAAAGTTACTTGCGATGGAACTTAAGATATCGATTGATCGATTACTATCTCAGTTTGCAGATATTGGTATTAATAAAATTTCTTCAGATTATGTTAGTCAAGAGGAGAAGAATGTTTTATTTACATATATAAATTATAATCAACAGCGGATGGGTGTGTTAAGTAAGTTAACTTTACAGCGCAAAGTACGAAGTACTTTAAATGTTTTTGGTTCTGGTGGTAAAAGTAAAAAAGTTCAAGTTGAGGTACGTAAGAAGCGCACGTATATTCAATGTAATTCAAATATATCACATGATATTAAACAAGAAAATATTGAAAAGACAGATACTAATGCAATTGTAGATAAAAAGGTTGATGTTCTAAATGATACTGATTTTAGTAAAAACAGTTGTTTGCAGTCAAAAATTTCTAGAAATAGTGTTTCTATGGTCGTAAATGATATGCAAGATAAGTATAACCAGTCAAATATTACGTTAATTAAAACAAAATTGAGCGATAATGATGTCATAAAAAATTTTAAATCTAATCAATATAAAAAAGTTAAAAATATTGTTCATGATGCAGCCGAAAAACCAATATATACAAATATTACTTCGCAGGTTTCATATGATGATGTTGATACTAGTATAACTCATACTGTTGGTAATAAAAAGAAAATAAATACTGATCGTCGTGTTCGTGTCCGTCAACGAATTCGTCTTTCTAGATCTCGAAGTAATAAAGCAAACATTAATTTAAAAAATAGAAAGCACAAAGATTCTTTTTTTGAAATGAAATATGATGAGTATGATGATCATCGTTTGTATGTGCGTGGTGTAAAGAATAGACAGAGGAAGCCTAGTGTTTTAACTCATGCTTTTAAGAAACCTGTTAATGTTGTTAGTCGTGACGTTGTTATTGGAGAAATGATAACTGTATCAGAATTAGCGAATAAGATGGCGGTAAAAAGTTCACAAGTGATTCAAGTAATGATTCGATTAGGTACGTTGGCAACTATTAATCAAGTGATTGATCAGCAAATGGCTCAGTTAGTTGCAGAAGAAATGGGACATAATGTTGTTTTACGTCATGAAAACGATTTAGAATCTATGGTTATGAATGATCGAGACGTTAATGTTGGTAGTAATGTTTTATTAAATCATCTTGAACATCGAGCGCCAATTGTGACAATTATGGGTCATGTTGATCATGGTAAAACTTCGTTGTTGGATTATATACGTTCTAGTAGATTAGTGGATTTAGAAGCAGGTGGTATTACTCAGCGTATGGGGGCATATTGTGTTGAAATCCCTAATAAGGGTATGATTACATTTATTGATACTCCTGGTCATGCGGCGTTTACTAATATGCGTATGAGAGGTGTTCGAATAACAGATATAGTAGTGTTAGTTGTAGCCATTGATGATGGTGTTATGCCTCAGACTGTTGAAGCCATTGAACATGTTAAATGCGCTAATATTCCCATGATAGTAGCGTTAAATAAAATTGATAAGTCTATTGATGTTGCTAATGTTGATCGTATCAGAAATGAATTGGCACAACAAGGTGTCGTTTCTGAGGAATGGGGAGGTGAGACACAATTTGTTAGTATATCTGCTAAATTAGGGACTGGTATAGATATTTTATTAGATGCAATCTTGTTGGAATCTGAGGTTTTGGAATTAAAATCTGTTCGGTCTGGCATGGCTACTGGTATAGTGATTGAGTCTTTTTTGGATAAAGGCCGGGGTCCGGTTGCTGTTATTTTGATTCGTGAAGGGACTCTACGGTGCGGTGATATTGTTTTATGTGGTTTAGAGTTTGGACGGGTGCGAGCCATGCATAATGAATTTGGTTCTAATGTTGATTCAGCTGGTCCTTCAGTGCCTGTTGAAGTGTTTGGATTATCTGGCATTCCTTTTGCTGGTGATGTAATGAGTGTAGTTCGTAATGAACGAAAAGCCCGTGAGGTAGCTTTATATCGACAGGGTAAATTTCGTGCTGTTAAGTTAGAAGAAAAGAAAAAAGATAAATTTAAACAAGCGTTAGTTGATATTTCTTCGTTAGAAAACGGTTCAGTTGTAAATTTTAACGTTGTGTTAAAAGCTGATATACAGGGTTCAGTTGAAGCTATTGTCGATGTTTTAAGTCGTTTATCTAATTCTGATGTAAAAATTAATATTGTAGGTTCAGGAGTGGGTGGTATTACTGAAACTGATGTTTCGTTAGCTATTGCCACTCGTTCTATACTATTGGGATTTAACGTTCGTTCTGATATATTAGCACGTCGTATAATTGAATTAGAGAATGTTGATGTTTATTGTTATTCTGTTATTTATGATTTAATTCGAGATATTAAAAAATTAATTACTGGTATGTTAATGCCGAGACATTGTAAAAAAAATGTTGCTGTCGCTGAAGTTCGAAATGTTTTTGGTTCGTCTAAATTAGGTAATATTGCTGGTTGTATGATTTTAGAAGGTGTAGTGCGTCGTCGTAATAAGGTTCGTGTGTTGCGAAAGAAAATTGTAGTTCATGAAGGTGAGGTGGAGTCTTTACGTCGATTTAAAGATGATGTTAATGAGGTTCGCGCTGGCATGGAGTGTGGAATAGTAATAAAGAATTACAATGATATTCATTCAGGAGATTATATTGAAATTTTTGAGGAAAATGTTGATAATATTGGGACAATTTGTGTTTAG
- the rbfA gene encoding 30S ribosome-binding factor RbfA, translated as MRDCNRICRISSEIRKNIAIILQFKIRDPRVAGIITVLGIDISSDLSFAKVFVTFLGNITVNQLDQKLKILRGASGFIRSSLARVMFLRIVPELLFIYDDSLSETMKVYHVLTKKISSM; from the coding sequence GTGAGAGATTGTAATCGTATTTGTCGCATTTCTAGTGAGATTCGAAAAAATATTGCTATTATTTTGCAGTTTAAGATTAGAGATCCTCGTGTAGCAGGTATAATTACAGTATTAGGGATAGATATTTCTAGTGATTTATCTTTTGCGAAGGTGTTTGTAACTTTTTTGGGAAATATTACTGTCAACCAGTTGGATCAAAAATTAAAAATTTTACGGGGTGCTTCGGGGTTTATTCGTAGTTCTTTAGCACGCGTGATGTTTTTACGGATAGTACCGGAATTGTTATTTATTTATGATGATTCTTTATCAGAGACAATGAAAGTTTATCATGTTTTAACTAAAAAAATCAGTAGTATGTAG
- the truB gene encoding tRNA pseudouridine(55) synthase TruB produces the protein MRDVHGVLFLDKVSGISSASVLRQVKILFQAKKVGHAGTLDPLATGMLPICFGEATKFSRYFLAADKSYKVVAKFGERTDTYDSYGRSICIRPVKLNKESLYQTLSFFIGKSYQVPPMFSALKYCGRPLYQYARHGINIARGSRLINIYNINLLQWDDMYIELEVFCSKGTYIRSFVDDLGEYLGCGAHIVSLRRSSLGHFTSDFMIHVTVLKTYVDNDMSSSDFEKLDSLLYPVDVMVKHFPEVNVSVGVYRLLRCGQKIEISGFGINVTGIKLVRMTVGVNRKFFGMGNIVDNKYLLVDRLSIF, from the coding sequence ATGAGGGATGTTCATGGGGTGTTGTTTTTAGATAAGGTATCTGGAATTTCATCAGCTTCTGTATTACGTCAGGTTAAAATTTTATTTCAAGCTAAAAAAGTTGGTCATGCTGGTACTTTGGATCCTTTAGCTACTGGTATGTTACCAATATGTTTTGGAGAAGCTACTAAATTTTCTCGATATTTTTTAGCAGCTGATAAATCTTATAAAGTAGTTGCAAAATTTGGTGAACGTACTGATACTTATGATTCTTATGGAAGAAGTATATGTATTCGTCCAGTAAAATTAAATAAAGAATCTTTATATCAGACTCTAAGTTTTTTTATTGGAAAAAGTTATCAAGTGCCTCCTATGTTTTCGGCATTGAAGTATTGTGGACGTCCTTTATATCAATACGCGCGTCATGGTATAAATATCGCAAGGGGTTCAAGGTTGATTAATATATATAATATTAATTTGCTTCAATGGGATGACATGTATATTGAATTAGAGGTATTTTGTTCCAAGGGTACTTATATTCGTTCGTTTGTGGATGATTTAGGAGAGTATCTTGGATGTGGTGCACATATTGTCTCGTTAAGACGATCTTCTTTAGGTCATTTTACCTCTGATTTTATGATTCATGTTACAGTATTAAAAACGTACGTTGATAATGACATGAGTAGCAGTGATTTTGAGAAACTTGATTCGTTGTTATATCCAGTGGATGTAATGGTTAAACATTTTCCAGAAGTTAATGTTTCAGTAGGTGTTTATCGTTTATTACGATGTGGACAAAAAATAGAAATTAGTGGGTTTGGTATTAATGTTACTGGTATTAAATTAGTTCGCATGACCGTAGGGGTTAACAGAAAATTCTTTGGTATGGGTAATATTGTAGATAATAAGTATTTATTAGTAGATCGTTTATCTATTTTTTGA
- the rpsO gene encoding 30S ribosomal protein S15 — translation MLNRIVKKEVEKVIEQFGYNVYDTGSSEVQVAFLTSRIAHLQSHFIKHKKDYHSRRGLLRMIAQRRKLLNYLKISDKGRYMNLIGKLGLRR, via the coding sequence ATGTTAAACCGTATTGTAAAAAAAGAAGTAGAAAAAGTTATTGAGCAATTTGGTTATAATGTTTATGATACCGGTTCCAGTGAGGTTCAAGTGGCTTTCTTAACGAGTCGTATTGCTCATTTACAGAGTCATTTTATTAAACATAAAAAAGATTATCACAGTAGACGTGGTTTGTTACGTATGATTGCCCAACGACGAAAATTGTTGAATTATTTAAAAATTAGTGATAAGGGTCGTTATATGAATTTAATTGGGAAATTGGGTTTACGGCGTTAA